The following are from one region of the Halodesulfurarchaeum sp. HSR-GB genome:
- a CDS encoding helix-turn-helix domain-containing protein: protein MVEALNRHLERDLECETLLECLYDLNELDRHCFRVLSKAEDPLTVDELADSVDRERSTVYRSVQRLLQFGLVRKEQVNYDRGGYYHVYRITDPDEIADEMQAKLNDWYAQIGYLIGRFREKYGEGSDDTASPPPVT, encoded by the coding sequence ATGGTCGAGGCGTTGAACCGTCATCTCGAGCGGGACCTCGAGTGTGAGACCCTCCTCGAGTGTCTCTACGATCTCAACGAACTGGATCGGCACTGTTTCCGTGTCCTATCGAAGGCCGAGGACCCGCTCACCGTCGACGAACTGGCCGATTCGGTCGACCGTGAGCGGTCGACCGTCTACCGGTCCGTCCAGCGCCTGCTACAGTTCGGACTCGTCAGAAAAGAGCAGGTCAACTACGACCGCGGTGGATACTACCACGTCTACCGGATCACGGATCCTGACGAGATCGCCGACGAGATGCAGGCCAAACTCAACGACTGGTACGCCCAGATCGGCTATCTCATCGGACGGTTCCGCGAGAAGTACGGGGAGGGATCGGACGACACCGCTTCACCGCCGCCCGTGACGTAA
- the trxA gene encoding thioredoxin, protein MSETSDKLESIREQKRTEIKSEMGETTDETGTTAGSPDEPIHIRSPDHFNEVLESHDVVLTDFHADWCGPCKMLAPIVEELAAETDATMAKVDVDELQQLAQQHRVQGVPTMILFVDGEVAERIVGVREKSDIRRLLEREGAA, encoded by the coding sequence ATGAGCGAGACATCGGACAAACTCGAATCGATACGCGAACAAAAACGGACGGAGATCAAGTCGGAGATGGGTGAGACCACCGACGAGACGGGGACCACTGCGGGCTCTCCCGACGAGCCGATTCATATCCGTTCGCCGGATCACTTCAACGAGGTACTCGAGTCCCACGATGTCGTGCTCACGGACTTCCACGCGGATTGGTGTGGACCGTGCAAGATGCTCGCCCCGATCGTCGAGGAACTCGCAGCCGAAACGGATGCCACGATGGCGAAAGTGGATGTCGACGAACTGCAACAACTCGCCCAGCAGCATCGCGTCCAGGGCGTGCCGACGATGATCCTCTTCGTCGACGGTGAGGTTGCCGAGCGGATCGTCGGCGTCCGGGAGAAGAGCGACATTCGCCGGCTGCTCGAACGGGAAGGCGCGGCCTGA
- a CDS encoding aminotransferase class V-fold PLP-dependent enzyme produces MADHPWRPAAEPPATIETLRESIPALADHTYLNWGASGPSPRTVVEATESALEYHEYEAAGDGMYTVADEIFDVTRDRIANFVGADATEIALTQSTTAGINRIASAIDFEPGAVVVTTDLEHAAGRLPWTRLAERADIEIRVIETEDGRIDQSAAADALEDAQLFCFSAIDWLYGRVHPVSELTDLAHEQNALALVDAVQVPGQHPIDVSAWGADIVAGAGHKWLLGPWGAGFLYVSTAVVDDLEPTQIGYRSVASSSGGTYEFHPDATRFELGTMSPAPFAGLRRAIETIERIGAETIHDRIREHRDRFVAGIEPARLRSPEDGRSGLVTVRDPDPERTVERLAEDSITLRAVPLPESIRLSFHAVNSTRDVDRVLDALDTT; encoded by the coding sequence ATGGCCGACCACCCCTGGCGACCAGCGGCCGAACCGCCAGCGACGATCGAGACGCTCCGCGAATCGATTCCTGCCCTCGCGGATCACACCTATCTCAACTGGGGGGCGAGCGGCCCCAGCCCACGAACTGTCGTCGAGGCCACCGAATCCGCCCTGGAGTATCACGAGTACGAGGCCGCCGGTGACGGTATGTACACCGTCGCCGACGAAATTTTCGACGTGACGCGAGACCGAATCGCGAACTTCGTCGGTGCCGATGCAACGGAGATCGCACTGACTCAGAGTACGACGGCGGGAATCAACCGAATCGCCTCGGCCATCGATTTCGAACCCGGTGCTGTCGTCGTCACGACGGATCTGGAACACGCCGCCGGTCGGCTTCCCTGGACGCGGCTCGCGGAACGGGCCGATATCGAGATTCGAGTGATCGAGACCGAAGACGGTCGGATCGACCAGTCGGCAGCCGCAGACGCCCTCGAGGATGCCCAACTGTTCTGTTTCAGCGCGATCGACTGGCTGTACGGTCGTGTTCATCCCGTTTCGGAGTTGACCGACCTGGCACACGAACAAAATGCCCTCGCACTGGTTGATGCCGTCCAGGTGCCTGGCCAGCACCCGATCGACGTGTCGGCCTGGGGCGCCGACATCGTCGCTGGGGCGGGCCACAAGTGGCTTCTGGGGCCCTGGGGTGCCGGGTTCCTCTACGTCTCGACGGCAGTCGTCGACGATCTGGAGCCGACCCAGATCGGGTATCGAAGCGTCGCCTCGTCTTCGGGTGGGACATACGAGTTCCACCCCGACGCCACACGATTCGAACTCGGAACGATGAGTCCCGCCCCCTTTGCCGGTCTCCGGCGGGCGATCGAGACAATCGAGAGGATCGGCGCGGAGACCATTCACGACCGGATCCGCGAGCACCGCGACCGGTTCGTGGCGGGAATCGAGCCGGCCCGCCTTCGAAGTCCCGAGGATGGCCGTTCCGGGCTGGTGACCGTTCGTGACCCGGATCCGGAACGGACCGTCGAACGGCTGGCCGAGGACTCGATTACCCTCCGGGCCGTCCCGTTACCCGAGTCAATTCGCCTTTCGTTCCATGCCGTCAACAGCACGCGAGACGTCGACCGCGTCCTCGATGCCTTGGACACAACCTGA
- a CDS encoding thioredoxin domain-containing protein, which yields MRLTRRALLRSGSAVGLGAIAGCVSPPVPESDDSLPTPSLGSTDAPVVVQSFEDFTCGYCKQFALEIRPRIESEYVESGQVRFERYDYPFLDEEWSWKAASAARAVQAEHGSETFFDYADRLYETEEDFSVELFGTLAAAVGADPETVEKAAREEQYRSRLEADRDLGDERDVSKTPTVFVNGERPESPRYRHLAPAIDRLL from the coding sequence ATGCGCCTGACGCGTCGTGCGTTGCTTCGCAGTGGCTCGGCAGTGGGACTCGGCGCGATCGCCGGGTGTGTGAGCCCACCAGTTCCAGAATCGGACGATTCACTCCCGACACCGTCACTCGGGTCGACTGACGCACCCGTTGTCGTCCAGTCCTTTGAAGATTTCACCTGTGGATACTGCAAGCAATTCGCCCTGGAGATCCGCCCCCGGATCGAGAGCGAGTACGTCGAATCCGGGCAGGTTCGATTCGAACGGTACGATTACCCGTTTCTGGACGAGGAGTGGTCCTGGAAGGCAGCGAGTGCGGCCCGAGCAGTCCAGGCCGAACACGGTTCGGAGACGTTTTTCGACTACGCCGACCGGCTCTACGAAACCGAAGAGGACTTCTCAGTCGAGTTGTTCGGGACCCTGGCCGCGGCTGTGGGGGCCGACCCGGAGACGGTCGAAAAGGCGGCTCGGGAAGAGCAGTACCGCTCGCGTCTGGAAGCTGACAGGGACCTCGGCGACGAGCGAGACGTCTCCAAGACCCCGACAGTGTTCGTGAACGGGGAGCGACCGGAGTCGCCCCGATACCGACACCTCGCGCCTGCTATCGACCGCCTGCTCTAG
- the amrB gene encoding AmmeMemoRadiSam system protein B gives MSRVRSPSVAGQFYAGTAPGLREQIQSAFEHSVGPGAPPDVTDREASLVGLVSPHAGYPYSGPIAAHGFSRLAASGRPDVVVLIGPNHSAAGAPLAISGASAWETPLGTAPVSDSLRDKLADFPGLTIDEATHAGEHSLEVQVPFLQYLYDDPVPILPIVMSRQNEATIEQLRAALSNALTADRNAVLLASTDLTHYEPAPVAREQDGPILDAISSLNADPIVQAARSGHTMCGWGPTASVLQASADLSAETGTIRQYATSGDTAGEPDSVVGYVSATLE, from the coding sequence ATGTCAAGGGTCAGATCCCCCTCCGTCGCCGGGCAGTTCTACGCCGGCACTGCGCCTGGCTTGCGTGAGCAGATCCAATCGGCTTTCGAACATTCGGTGGGACCGGGCGCCCCTCCGGATGTCACTGACCGCGAAGCCTCGCTCGTGGGGCTGGTTTCGCCCCACGCAGGGTACCCATATTCGGGTCCCATCGCAGCCCACGGGTTCTCCAGGCTGGCGGCGTCTGGACGCCCGGACGTGGTCGTGCTGATCGGGCCGAACCACAGTGCCGCCGGCGCACCGCTCGCTATCAGCGGGGCTTCAGCCTGGGAGACGCCGCTCGGGACGGCCCCCGTCAGCGATTCGCTCCGGGACAAACTGGCCGATTTCCCCGGCCTCACAATTGACGAAGCGACTCACGCAGGCGAACACTCTCTGGAAGTGCAGGTGCCGTTCCTCCAGTATCTCTACGACGACCCGGTTCCGATTCTCCCGATCGTCATGTCCAGGCAGAACGAGGCGACGATCGAGCAACTGAGAGCGGCACTCTCGAACGCACTCACTGCCGACCGGAACGCGGTCCTTCTCGCGTCGACGGACCTTACACACTACGAACCCGCTCCAGTCGCCCGGGAGCAGGACGGGCCTATTCTCGACGCGATCAGCAGCCTGAATGCGGATCCCATCGTGCAGGCTGCCCGATCCGGACACACCATGTGTGGCTGGGGCCCGACGGCTTCGGTCCTCCAGGCAAGTGCGGATTTGAGCGCGGAGACAGGAACAATTCGCCAGTACGCCACGAGTGGAGACACGGCAGGTGAACCGGACTCGGTCGTCGGCTACGTCTCGGCGACACTCGAATGA
- a CDS encoding TIGR00296 family protein has protein sequence MNQRSAQYLNHSQGAWAVEYARQVVEDAVREDRTPERADAVDPVFEVNRGAFVTLEKAGDLRGCIGRPSASQPAIEAIHAAAIGAATDDPRFPPVVESELAPLTVEVSVLTPPEPIESPDPSAIEVGRDGLIVGRDGDRGLLLPQVAVDQGWDARTFLAQTCRKAGLPTDCWRDTPTEVERFSAQVFQEREPRGEIEAVRISAGD, from the coding sequence ATGAACCAGCGGTCCGCCCAGTACTTGAACCACTCGCAGGGGGCCTGGGCCGTCGAATACGCCCGACAGGTCGTCGAAGACGCTGTTCGCGAGGATCGCACGCCCGAGCGAGCGGACGCAGTGGACCCGGTATTCGAGGTAAATCGCGGTGCGTTCGTCACACTTGAGAAAGCAGGGGATCTCCGGGGGTGTATTGGCAGACCGTCAGCCAGTCAACCGGCAATCGAGGCCATTCACGCGGCGGCAATCGGCGCCGCGACCGACGATCCGCGGTTCCCTCCCGTCGTGGAGTCGGAACTGGCCCCCCTCACGGTCGAAGTGAGCGTGCTGACGCCGCCCGAGCCCATTGAATCTCCCGACCCCTCGGCTATCGAAGTCGGCCGGGACGGCCTGATCGTGGGGCGGGACGGAGACCGTGGGCTGCTCCTGCCGCAGGTCGCCGTCGACCAGGGCTGGGACGCAAGGACCTTCCTGGCACAGACCTGTCGCAAGGCGGGATTGCCCACCGATTGCTGGCGGGACACGCCAACCGAGGTCGAACGGTTCAGTGCCCAGGTATTCCAGGAACGTGAACCCAGAGGTGAGATCGAAGCCGTCAGAATCTCCGCGGGGGACTAG
- the thsA gene encoding thermosome subunit alpha, producing MSGSQRMGGGQPVFILNEDAERTQGKDARTTNITAGKAIAESVRTTLGPKGMDKMLVSDSGDVVITNDGATILDEMDIEHPAAQMLVEVAESQEEAVGDGTTSAAILAGQLLSEAEDFIEDEIHPTTIVEGFSQARDIALDALDEEVLDVDLDDDLLTKVARSSMTGKGTGGITAETLAESIVHAVRQVESGGTVHDENIQIVTQAGESSSATEVVDGVVIDEEPLREDMPRLVEDATVAVVDTDLDTREAEADVEYNVQSASQLDTAIEAEQQELRQYADALAEAGVDAAFVTGDVADMTAGFLANAGILAFDSLSSDDADAISRTTGASRLATVEDIDAADLGSAESLSVERFGDDELLFVSGGAEAEAVTLFVRAGTAHVLDELERAVNDGVDAVLAAAESGGVVPGAGCTEVRIANAVRSAAAGIEGREQLAVEAFADALDSIPRTIAENTGMDPIDALVEVRAANESGRGGILAESERGTVEDPVEYGVLDPVAVKREVLSSATEAATMIVRIDDVISAE from the coding sequence ATGTCCGGATCTCAGCGAATGGGTGGAGGACAGCCAGTCTTCATCCTCAACGAAGACGCAGAGCGAACACAGGGCAAAGACGCCCGTACGACGAATATCACGGCGGGCAAGGCCATCGCCGAATCGGTCCGGACCACCCTCGGACCGAAGGGGATGGACAAGATGCTCGTCAGCGACTCGGGGGACGTCGTCATCACGAACGACGGGGCGACGATCCTCGATGAGATGGACATCGAGCATCCGGCCGCCCAGATGCTCGTCGAGGTCGCCGAGTCCCAGGAGGAGGCTGTCGGCGATGGCACGACCAGCGCCGCAATCCTCGCCGGCCAACTGCTCTCCGAGGCCGAGGACTTCATCGAAGACGAGATTCACCCGACGACCATCGTCGAAGGCTTCTCCCAGGCACGCGACATCGCTCTCGACGCCCTGGACGAGGAGGTACTCGACGTCGATCTCGACGACGATCTGCTGACGAAGGTCGCCCGCTCCTCGATGACTGGCAAGGGGACCGGCGGCATCACGGCCGAAACCCTGGCCGAGAGTATCGTTCATGCCGTCCGCCAGGTGGAGTCCGGGGGAACCGTCCACGACGAGAACATCCAGATCGTAACCCAGGCCGGGGAGTCCTCCAGCGCGACCGAGGTCGTTGATGGTGTCGTCATCGACGAGGAGCCGCTTCGCGAGGACATGCCCCGGCTCGTCGAGGACGCCACCGTGGCCGTCGTCGACACCGACCTTGACACTCGCGAAGCCGAAGCCGACGTTGAGTACAACGTACAGAGCGCCTCTCAGCTCGACACGGCCATCGAGGCCGAACAGCAAGAACTCCGTCAGTACGCCGACGCCCTGGCCGAGGCTGGCGTCGACGCGGCCTTCGTCACGGGCGACGTCGCAGACATGACTGCGGGCTTCCTCGCGAACGCCGGCATTCTCGCCTTCGACTCGCTCAGCTCCGACGACGCCGACGCGATCAGCCGGACGACGGGTGCAAGTCGCCTCGCAACTGTCGAGGACATCGACGCGGCTGATCTCGGTTCCGCCGAGAGCCTCTCCGTCGAGCGGTTCGGCGACGACGAACTCCTCTTTGTCTCCGGCGGTGCCGAAGCCGAAGCCGTGACCCTGTTCGTTCGCGCGGGAACGGCCCACGTGCTCGACGAACTCGAACGCGCCGTCAACGACGGCGTCGACGCCGTCCTGGCTGCAGCCGAATCCGGCGGCGTCGTTCCCGGTGCGGGCTGCACCGAGGTTCGAATCGCTAACGCCGTTCGGTCGGCCGCAGCAGGCATCGAGGGCCGCGAACAGCTCGCCGTCGAAGCCTTCGCCGACGCGCTCGACTCGATCCCGCGAACGATCGCCGAGAACACTGGCATGGACCCGATCGACGCCCTCGTCGAGGTCCGGGCCGCAAACGAGAGCGGCCGCGGCGGCATTCTGGCCGAATCCGAACGCGGGACCGTCGAGGATCCCGTCGAATACGGCGTCCTCGATCCCGTCGCAGTCAAGCGTGAAGTGCTGAGTTCGGCCACCGAGGCCGCGACGATGATCGTCCGTATCGACGACGTCATCTCTGCGGAGTAA
- the srp19 gene encoding signal recognition particle subunit SRP19: MVENIIWPAYFDADLSRSEGRRVPSAMAVADPTPEEIAEAVKQVGYDATIEPDLAYPRQSRDRTGRVAVANADDAGKSDLLQAVAAYVQALRD; this comes from the coding sequence ATGGTCGAGAACATCATCTGGCCGGCCTACTTCGACGCGGATCTCTCCCGCAGCGAGGGGCGACGCGTTCCGAGCGCAATGGCGGTGGCAGACCCAACCCCCGAGGAGATCGCCGAGGCGGTCAAACAGGTCGGGTACGACGCGACGATCGAACCGGACCTCGCCTATCCCCGCCAGTCCCGGGACCGGACGGGCCGAGTGGCCGTGGCAAACGCCGACGACGCCGGGAAGAGTGACCTCCTGCAGGCCGTCGCCGCCTACGTGCAGGCACTCAGGGACTGA
- a CDS encoding Gar1/Naf1 family protein: MQRLGTVTRVTGSLLVLESATDDPPQIGTMALDETLETVGRVVDVFGPVAAPYLAVTPDDSVRPASLLQQPLYWRPD; encoded by the coding sequence ATGCAGCGACTCGGAACCGTCACCCGGGTCACCGGCAGTCTGCTGGTCCTCGAATCGGCGACCGACGATCCCCCGCAGATCGGGACCATGGCCCTCGACGAAACGCTCGAAACGGTCGGGCGCGTGGTCGACGTGTTTGGCCCGGTAGCGGCCCCCTATCTGGCGGTTACCCCGGACGATTCGGTCAGGCCCGCGAGCTTGCTCCAGCAACCGCTTTACTGGCGACCGGACTGA
- a CDS encoding presenilin family intramembrane aspartyl protease PSH has product MHSRGRIAIVILGAVGFFLAVQLGALFLQGPFSAAGFQAVEDPSDPANAAFYVGVLLVATVGMLALLKYDLTALLRAFVVLTSGLISAYVFSVVLPPIIDFPGLFHLGAVIGAAAVIVGLAVYPEWWVIDASGLVMGMGAAALFGISLDILPVLLLLTVLAVYDAISVYGTEHMLTLATGVMELRVPVLIVLPTTRSFSFREMVAEMKAETDPETEESADPFERDAFFIGLGDVVIPTILVVSGTVFLETPLLFGLEVAALGAMVGTLLGLLGLLAMVVKGRPHAGLPLLNGGAITGYLVGALAGGVPIVEALGLAPYL; this is encoded by the coding sequence ATGCATTCTCGTGGCCGGATCGCGATCGTGATCCTCGGTGCCGTCGGATTCTTCCTCGCCGTGCAGCTCGGGGCGCTGTTTCTCCAGGGGCCGTTTTCGGCAGCTGGGTTCCAGGCCGTCGAAGACCCGAGTGACCCGGCGAATGCGGCCTTCTACGTCGGCGTCCTCCTCGTGGCGACGGTCGGCATGCTGGCGCTCCTGAAGTACGATTTGACGGCACTCCTGCGGGCGTTTGTCGTCCTGACGAGCGGGCTGATCTCGGCGTACGTCTTCTCGGTCGTTCTCCCGCCCATCATTGACTTCCCTGGGTTGTTCCATCTGGGGGCGGTCATCGGGGCGGCAGCGGTAATCGTCGGCCTCGCAGTCTACCCGGAATGGTGGGTCATCGACGCCTCGGGACTGGTCATGGGAATGGGCGCTGCAGCGCTGTTCGGTATCAGCCTGGACATTCTGCCCGTCCTTCTCTTGCTTACAGTGCTGGCTGTCTACGACGCCATCAGCGTATACGGCACCGAACACATGCTGACCCTGGCGACGGGTGTGATGGAACTCCGGGTGCCTGTGCTGATCGTCCTCCCGACCACACGCTCGTTCTCGTTTCGGGAGATGGTCGCCGAGATGAAAGCCGAGACGGACCCCGAAACGGAAGAGTCAGCGGATCCGTTCGAGCGGGACGCCTTCTTCATCGGCCTCGGGGACGTGGTCATTCCGACGATCCTGGTCGTCAGCGGGACGGTATTTCTCGAAACCCCGCTTTTGTTCGGGCTCGAAGTGGCCGCGCTCGGGGCAATGGTCGGCACGCTGCTCGGGCTGCTCGGGCTCCTAGCGATGGTCGTGAAGGGGCGACCCCACGCTGGTCTGCCCCTGCTCAACGGCGGCGCGATCACGGGGTACCTGGTTGGCGCACTCGCTGGCGGCGTTCCGATCGTGGAGGCACTGGGTCTGGCCCCGTATCTCTAG
- a CDS encoding class I SAM-dependent methyltransferase: protein MHDVPIFDRFAPVYDLFLPGTDAAPLAAGLELAERPVQRVLDLGGGTGRAGRAVSPETIIFDASRPMLEQARENGFETVRGDARSIPLPAESVDAVVSVDALHHLPSIEAVLGEVHRILRPGGVFVLRDFDPTTIRGRGLALGERLVGFESTFVSASSISAALEAAGFTVQTLETGFVYTMVGRVDSP, encoded by the coding sequence GTGCACGACGTCCCGATATTCGACCGGTTCGCCCCCGTCTACGACCTGTTCCTGCCGGGGACCGATGCCGCGCCACTCGCCGCGGGGTTGGAACTCGCCGAGCGGCCGGTCCAGCGTGTGCTCGATCTGGGCGGCGGGACGGGCCGGGCCGGCCGGGCCGTCAGCCCGGAGACGATCATCTTCGACGCCAGTCGGCCCATGCTCGAACAGGCCCGGGAGAACGGGTTCGAGACAGTCCGTGGTGATGCCCGGTCCATCCCCCTCCCGGCCGAGAGCGTCGACGCCGTGGTTTCAGTCGACGCCCTCCACCACCTGCCGTCGATCGAGGCGGTCCTGGGCGAGGTACACCGAATCCTGCGGCCCGGAGGCGTCTTCGTTCTCAGAGATTTCGATCCAACGACCATCCGGGGCCGCGGATTGGCACTGGGCGAGCGACTGGTTGGGTTCGAGTCGACGTTCGTGTCCGCCTCGTCGATTTCGGCGGCTCTCGAAGCCGCGGGCTTCACGGTCCAGACACTGGAAACCGGCTTCGTCTACACGATGGTCGGCCGGGTGGATTCGCCCTAG
- a CDS encoding GNAT family N-acetyltransferase encodes MEYAVLGVPPDGPSLTLDWQTFAYAGKFEMTNTGKAVLREAESVLAAAAFNGDREDDDQAWIRYLTVRSDRRGEGLGPRLVCNLRETLLELGYERIAIAVNNPIAYRALYRAGFGFTGQETGIAELVLTWPADRSGERYRAGLDRFTDRDLPEGQAQLLDRWIQDESPPEPMNGIP; translated from the coding sequence ATGGAGTACGCGGTCCTGGGGGTCCCGCCGGATGGCCCCTCGCTCACACTGGACTGGCAGACCTTCGCCTATGCCGGAAAATTCGAGATGACCAACACGGGAAAGGCCGTGCTTCGCGAGGCAGAATCGGTCCTGGCGGCAGCGGCGTTCAACGGCGACCGGGAGGACGACGACCAGGCGTGGATTCGCTATCTCACGGTTCGGTCGGACCGACGTGGCGAGGGACTCGGCCCTCGACTGGTCTGTAATCTTCGTGAAACGCTGCTCGAACTGGGCTATGAGCGCATTGCGATCGCCGTCAACAATCCGATCGCGTATCGCGCGCTCTATCGCGCCGGTTTCGGTTTCACAGGCCAAGAAACCGGAATCGCGGAACTGGTGCTTACCTGGCCCGCCGACCGGAGTGGAGAGCGCTACCGGGCCGGCTTAGATCGCTTCACAGACCGTGACCTACCCGAAGGGCAGGCACAACTCCTCGACCGGTGGATACAAGATGAGAGCCCACCCGAACCGATGAACGGTATCCCTTAG
- the fen gene encoding flap endonuclease-1, with translation MGLADLRQLAVLSEVAYEDLDGDVVAVDAHNWLYRYLTTTVKFTRDSVYTTGEGEEVANLIGVVQGLPKFFEHDLTPVFVFDGGVTELKTEEVTRRREKREEAEKRMEAAREAGERIEAARLESRTQRLTDVIHRTTRELLVHLDIPIVEAPAEGEAQAAAMARNDPDVDYAGSEDYDTLLLGAPYTLRKLTTSDDPELMDFEATLSEHDITWSQLVDIGILCGTDFNEGLRGYGPKTALSAVKEHGDLWGVLEAEDEYIEYADQIRNLFLEPDVTTEYDLDLSIDPDIDAARAYVTETWEIPPEEVARGFERIEDSVAQTGLDQFT, from the coding sequence ATGGGGCTCGCAGATCTCAGACAGCTGGCGGTGCTCTCGGAGGTGGCCTACGAGGATCTGGATGGTGACGTAGTGGCCGTCGACGCGCACAACTGGCTCTACCGCTATCTCACGACCACGGTGAAGTTCACCCGCGATTCGGTCTACACGACGGGTGAGGGCGAAGAAGTCGCCAACCTCATCGGGGTCGTCCAGGGGCTGCCGAAGTTCTTCGAACACGATCTGACGCCGGTCTTCGTCTTCGACGGCGGCGTCACAGAGCTCAAGACCGAGGAGGTGACACGCCGACGCGAGAAACGCGAGGAAGCCGAAAAGCGAATGGAAGCAGCCAGGGAAGCCGGCGAACGAATCGAAGCCGCCAGATTGGAGTCACGAACCCAGCGGCTGACCGACGTGATCCACCGGACGACACGCGAACTCCTTGTCCATCTCGACATTCCGATCGTCGAGGCCCCGGCCGAAGGTGAGGCCCAGGCCGCCGCGATGGCCCGAAACGATCCCGACGTGGATTATGCCGGCAGCGAGGACTACGACACGCTCCTGCTGGGGGCCCCCTATACGCTTCGCAAACTCACTACCAGTGACGACCCGGAACTCATGGACTTCGAGGCGACCCTTTCGGAACACGACATCACGTGGTCCCAGCTGGTCGATATCGGCATCCTCTGCGGGACGGACTTCAACGAGGGGCTTCGAGGCTACGGTCCCAAAACGGCCCTCAGCGCGGTCAAGGAACACGGCGACCTCTGGGGCGTGCTTGAGGCCGAGGACGAGTACATCGAGTACGCCGATCAGATCCGGAACCTGTTCCTCGAACCGGACGTGACGACCGAGTACGATCTCGACCTCTCGATCGATCCGGATATCGACGCCGCCAGGGCCTACGTCACCGAAACCTGGGAGATCCCACCCGAGGAAGTCGCCCGTGGCTTCGAGCGGATCGAGGATTCGGTCGCCCAGACCGGGCTCGATCAGTTCACGTAA